The proteins below come from a single Candidatus Woesearchaeota archaeon genomic window:
- a CDS encoding HAD family hydrolase — translation MIKKAVRRKTSMRSPYQLVCFDLDGVIFQGDNFWLRLHEQLGTLEEGKRLTQTLLYTDYDKLVEEVVKKLWKGKHAKPYVDLVNKAAYLPGVKETFNHLRRHNTHTAIISASSLDLARRAQRDLGVDDVYANELVIKNGIISGDFIATVKHGKEVKAAILKTLCKKLGIRKEACAYVGDSKGDIEAFRNAGLSIAFNTRDEEVVSAADVHIPTNNLADTLPFLFPKKS, via the coding sequence ATGATTAAAAAAGCAGTAAGAAGAAAAACCAGCATGCGCTCTCCTTACCAGCTTGTCTGCTTTGACCTTGACGGCGTCATCTTCCAAGGCGACAACTTCTGGCTTCGGCTTCACGAACAACTCGGCACCCTCGAAGAAGGAAAGCGCCTCACCCAAACGCTCCTCTATACCGACTACGACAAACTCGTGGAGGAAGTTGTCAAAAAACTTTGGAAAGGAAAACATGCCAAGCCCTACGTTGACCTCGTCAATAAAGCAGCATACCTCCCTGGCGTGAAAGAAACATTCAACCACTTGCGCCGCCACAACACGCACACGGCCATCATCAGCGCCTCCAGCCTCGACCTTGCCAGACGAGCACAACGCGACCTGGGCGTCGACGACGTCTACGCCAATGAACTCGTCATCAAAAACGGCATCATCAGCGGAGACTTCATCGCGACCGTCAAACACGGCAAAGAAGTCAAAGCTGCCATTCTCAAAACACTCTGCAAAAAACTCGGCATACGCAAGGAAGCCTGCGCCTACGTCGGGGACAGCAAAGGAGACATCGAAGCGTTCCGCAACGCAGGCCTGTCCATCGCGTTCAACACGCGCGACGAGGAAGTTGTCAGCGCAGCAGACGTTCACATCCCAACCAACAACCTTGCAGACACCCTCCCCTTTCTCTTCCCCAAAAAAAGCTAG